One window of the Calorimonas adulescens genome contains the following:
- a CDS encoding DUF3842 family protein has product MYIAVIDGQGGGLGRAVIERIRQERLPVKIIALGTNSTATFNMLKGGADEGATGENAIVVNAKKVDLIIGPIAIIISNSLMGELTPKMAEAVSSSDAMKLLIPSSRCNVKILGTKEGAMQGYLDELITELKEQVGHED; this is encoded by the coding sequence CTGTATATAGCGGTAATTGATGGTCAGGGTGGAGGACTTGGCCGGGCTGTCATTGAGAGGATAAGGCAGGAGAGGTTGCCTGTAAAGATAATAGCCCTTGGCACCAACTCCACAGCTACGTTTAATATGTTAAAAGGAGGCGCCGATGAAGGCGCTACAGGCGAGAACGCCATAGTAGTAAATGCTAAAAAGGTGGATTTAATAATAGGTCCCATAGCTATAATCATATCCAATTCACTAATGGGTGAGCTTACCCCAAAGATGGCTGAGGCAGTGTCTTCCTCGGATGCAATGAAGCTTTTAATTCCATCTTCGCGGTGTAATGTGAAGATTCTTGGCACCAAGGAGGGCGCTATGCAAGGTTATTTGGATG
- a CDS encoding ECF transporter S component → MKTHELTAGAVLTALAIMIPIAFGGILGVVIPPFSATLTAHVPEMLAMLVSPSAAVMVGLGSAFGFLLKLGPVVAARALTHAVWGAAGAMLIRRGMSFNKAVFVVLPVHAILEGLIVIPFGIGTYMAGVVVIGTVLHHTVDALISMALVYALMPVIKKGASKDIY, encoded by the coding sequence ATGAAAACTCACGAACTTACTGCTGGTGCTGTGCTTACAGCCCTTGCCATCATGATACCTATAGCTTTTGGAGGTATACTGGGTGTTGTAATACCACCGTTTTCAGCAACCCTTACGGCACATGTGCCTGAGATGCTGGCAATGCTTGTAAGTCCTTCAGCAGCGGTTATGGTCGGGCTGGGTTCCGCTTTTGGATTTCTTTTGAAGCTGGGGCCTGTTGTTGCAGCCAGGGCTCTCACCCACGCTGTATGGGGAGCAGCAGGGGCGATGCTTATCAGAAGGGGCATGAGTTTTAATAAGGCTGTCTTTGTTGTCCTTCCAGTACATGCCATTTTAGAGGGACTTATAGTCATACCTTTTGGTATAGGTACCTATATGGCCGGTGTGGTGGTCATAGGCACTGTACTTCATCACACTGTAGATGCATTGATATCCATGGCCTTAGTCTATGCCCTTATGCCTGTTATTAAGAAGGGAGCATCTAAAGATATCTATTGA
- a CDS encoding transcription repressor NadR produces the protein MDAAARRCRIIEMLENGGVISGSELSSRLGVSRQVIVQDIAIMRAEGKKILSTPQGYRLEGNMQRKTRIFACRHGMEDVYEELSTIVDYGGKVLDVIVEHPVYGELKGYLMISSRYDLDNFIRSIKESQGKLLSSLTEGVHLHTVEAESEAALERIEKALREKGFIMD, from the coding sequence GTGGATGCAGCGGCAAGAAGGTGCAGGATAATTGAAATGTTGGAAAATGGAGGGGTTATCTCCGGGAGTGAGCTGTCAAGCCGGCTCGGAGTTAGCAGACAGGTGATTGTCCAGGACATCGCAATCATGAGAGCTGAAGGGAAAAAGATACTCTCCACGCCTCAGGGTTACAGGCTGGAAGGAAACATGCAGAGGAAGACGAGAATTTTTGCCTGCAGGCATGGTATGGAAGATGTCTATGAAGAGCTCTCCACCATAGTAGATTACGGGGGAAAGGTACTGGACGTTATAGTTGAGCACCCGGTATATGGTGAATTAAAAGGATACCTCATGATATCATCCAGGTATGACCTTGACAACTTTATAAGGAGCATAAAAGAGAGCCAGGGTAAGCTTTTGTCCTCACTTACTGAGGGAGTACACCTGCATACCGTAGAAGCTGAAAGTGAGGCAGCGCTGGAAAGAATAGAGAAAGCCCTAAGAGAAAAGGGCTTTATAATGGATTGA
- a CDS encoding DUF5317 domain-containing protein: MFIDVVVISLIIAIIRGVDIKAAAQYEIRGSYLFALGLLIETVSVLYAKEIGHLRYWLYLSSFAFLMVAVYMNRDNRVFWPVGIGVFLNMVVIALNGGRMPVLLKAARKAGFTELADSLARGGLISHVMITPGTPLWILGDIIYIPKPYPRPDVLSIGDIFICIGLFFLIQDILVKKAGEGSGCSGKKVQDN; the protein is encoded by the coding sequence GTGTTTATTGATGTTGTGGTCATTTCTTTAATCATAGCAATAATAAGAGGCGTTGATATAAAGGCTGCGGCCCAATATGAGATAAGGGGCTCATACCTGTTTGCACTGGGCCTGCTTATAGAAACGGTCAGTGTATTGTATGCGAAAGAGATTGGACATTTAAGGTACTGGCTGTACCTGTCCTCTTTTGCATTTCTTATGGTTGCGGTTTATATGAACAGGGATAACAGGGTATTCTGGCCAGTGGGCATTGGGGTTTTCCTGAACATGGTGGTTATAGCTTTAAACGGCGGCAGGATGCCGGTACTTTTGAAAGCGGCAAGAAAAGCTGGTTTTACAGAACTTGCAGACAGTCTTGCCAGGGGAGGCCTTATTTCTCATGTGATGATAACACCGGGTACGCCCTTATGGATTCTGGGAGATATAATATACATACCAAAACCCTATCCGAGACCGGATGTGCTGAGTATAGGTGATATATTTATTTGCATAGGACTATTTTTTCTCATTCAGGACATACTGGTAAAGAAGGCAGGTGAAGGCAGTGGATGCAGCGGCAAGAAGGTGCAGGATAATTGA
- a CDS encoding HD-GYP domain-containing protein, whose translation MSRQKLLFAYILTLSAVALLILGRGISTVSDSGFDIGRLAVFFAVLVISESLTLELGNGTLVSFSLVSQILAISVLGIDKAVFIVGLAEFFSVYYKKGESKFVFNRPFKVTVFNTASTVISFYISAHIAYNYIYVALQIHGILGYINQFITTMMFSFIFLLINDLLISLVIYFDKGIDFCKTFKENFTLGLPNFVSMGFMGFLLSVAYDLYGYISLAFFFLPILIVRYTVQIYLDLKKTYYETIQAFVDAIEAKDKYTKGHSQRVEKYAETIAKELGLPDAKIEKIKIAALLHDVGKIGIDEGILNKPGRLTPEEYEKVKEHAEIGYRIVRNIEFLEMEARWIRYHHEWYNGKGYPEQLGDKIPLEAGILAIADVYDALTSDRPYRQAMSEDEAYSVIVNERGHFIPTALEAFKKAFANNRELFIRVY comes from the coding sequence TTGAGCAGACAGAAGTTACTTTTTGCATATATATTGACCTTATCTGCTGTAGCCTTGCTGATACTGGGTAGGGGTATAAGCACGGTATCTGATAGTGGGTTTGATATAGGCAGGCTTGCTGTTTTTTTTGCTGTCCTTGTCATATCAGAGTCCCTTACCTTGGAGTTGGGTAATGGTACTCTGGTCTCCTTTAGCTTAGTGTCTCAGATTTTAGCCATATCGGTTCTGGGTATTGATAAAGCGGTATTTATAGTAGGATTAGCAGAGTTTTTCAGTGTCTACTATAAGAAGGGTGAGTCTAAGTTTGTCTTTAACAGGCCGTTTAAGGTTACCGTATTTAATACAGCTTCTACTGTTATAAGTTTCTATATATCGGCGCATATTGCCTATAACTATATTTATGTGGCATTGCAGATACATGGTATTTTGGGATATATAAATCAATTCATAACTACAATGATGTTTTCTTTTATTTTTCTGCTTATAAATGATCTGTTGATAAGCCTTGTTATCTATTTTGACAAAGGGATTGATTTTTGTAAAACCTTTAAAGAAAATTTCACTTTGGGACTACCAAATTTTGTATCTATGGGGTTTATGGGGTTTTTGCTGAGCGTGGCGTATGATCTGTATGGCTACATAAGTCTTGCGTTTTTCTTTTTGCCTATTTTGATAGTCAGGTATACAGTACAGATCTATCTTGATTTAAAAAAGACGTATTATGAGACTATACAGGCCTTTGTGGACGCCATAGAGGCAAAGGATAAATACACCAAAGGCCATTCACAGAGGGTAGAAAAATATGCAGAGACTATAGCTAAGGAGCTTGGTCTTCCGGATGCCAAAATAGAAAAGATTAAGATTGCAGCTCTCCTGCACGATGTCGGCAAGATTGGGATAGATGAGGGCATATTAAATAAGCCTGGCCGCCTGACACCGGAGGAGTATGAGAAGGTCAAGGAACATGCTGAGATAGGTTACAGAATAGTAAGGAATATAGAGTTTTTGGAGATGGAAGCGCGGTGGATACGATATCATCACGAGTGGTATAACGGTAAAGGATATCCTGAACAGCTGGGGGATAAGATACCCTTAGAAGCAGGCATACTCGCCATTGCAGATGTTTATGACGCCCTGACTTCAGATAGGCCCTACAGGCAGGCTATGAGTGAAGATGAGGCGTATTCTGTGATAGTCAATGAGCGTGGCCATTTTATACCTACTGCACTGGAGGCATTTAAAAAGGCATTTGCCAATAACAGGGAGTTGTTTATACGTGTTTATTGA
- the hpf gene encoding ribosome hibernation-promoting factor, HPF/YfiA family, protein MQVAVTGKNMDVTDALKERAKKKLQKLDKYFYKELEARVLLEVERGFHKAEILIPFRDILFRAEEATPDMYVSIDNAVDKIEKQILKYKTRLEKRFSSGDSIRYADLPQGPKEEEEGFEVVRTKKISIKPMSVEEAILQMNLLGHDFFVFTNEETDDVAVVYKRKDGRYGLIEPNEE, encoded by the coding sequence ATGCAGGTTGCTGTAACAGGCAAAAACATGGATGTTACTGATGCATTAAAGGAGAGAGCAAAAAAGAAACTCCAAAAGCTTGACAAATATTTCTACAAAGAGCTCGAGGCAAGGGTATTGTTGGAGGTAGAAAGGGGATTTCATAAAGCAGAGATATTAATACCATTCAGGGATATACTTTTCAGGGCAGAGGAAGCCACACCGGATATGTATGTTTCCATTGATAATGCGGTTGATAAGATTGAAAAACAGATACTTAAATATAAAACCAGATTGGAGAAAAGATTCAGTAGCGGAGATTCCATAAGATATGCCGATTTACCTCAGGGGCCTAAGGAAGAGGAGGAAGGCTTCGAGGTTGTAAGGACAAAAAAGATTAGTATCAAGCCCATGTCAGTTGAGGAGGCTATACTTCAGATGAACCTCCTTGGACATGACTTCTTTGTCTTTACCAATGAGGAGACCGATGATGTGGCTGTGGTCTATAAACGGAAGGATGGAAGGTATGGCCTTATAGAGCCAAATGAGGAATAA
- a CDS encoding amino acid ABC transporter ATP-binding protein: MIRVEDLHKNFGKLHVLKGINAKVDKGDVVVIIGPSGSGKSTFLRCINLLEYPTSGKIYIEGELIDKKTDVNRIRQKIGMVFQHFNLFNNLNVLGNITLAPMKVKGLSKDIAEDIAFEFLKKIGLEDKIYAFPSQLSGGQRQRVAICRALAMQPDIMLFDEPTSALDPEMVKEVLMTMEGLAEEGMTMVVVTHEMGFAREVGDRIIFMDGGQILEESTPEQFFSHPENSRAQEFLSKVLY, encoded by the coding sequence GTGATTCGCGTTGAAGACCTCCACAAAAATTTTGGCAAGCTGCATGTACTAAAGGGTATAAATGCAAAGGTGGACAAGGGGGATGTAGTTGTAATCATTGGACCGAGTGGCTCGGGGAAAAGCACCTTTTTAAGATGCATAAACCTGCTGGAGTATCCTACCAGCGGCAAGATATATATAGAGGGGGAGCTGATAGACAAAAAGACGGATGTCAACCGCATAAGGCAGAAGATTGGTATGGTTTTTCAGCACTTTAATCTGTTTAATAACCTTAATGTGCTTGGCAATATAACCCTTGCCCCTATGAAGGTAAAGGGACTTAGCAAGGATATTGCCGAGGATATTGCATTCGAGTTCCTGAAAAAGATAGGTTTGGAGGACAAAATATATGCTTTTCCATCTCAACTGTCAGGCGGACAGAGACAAAGGGTGGCCATATGCCGTGCCCTGGCTATGCAGCCGGATATAATGCTTTTTGACGAACCCACGTCGGCCCTGGACCCTGAAATGGTAAAAGAGGTTCTTATGACCATGGAGGGCTTAGCTGAGGAGGGTATGACCATGGTGGTGGTTACCCATGAGATGGGATTTGCCAGAGAGGTGGGCGACAGGATAATATTCATGGATGGAGGCCAGATATTGGAGGAATCAACTCCCGAACAATTCTTTTCTCATCCAGAAAACAGCAGGGCTCAGGAATTCTTAAGCAAGGTCCTGTATTAG
- a CDS encoding amino acid ABC transporter permease: MNLDFSRISSYSPLFVKGAVTTIELTLVSVIFGIILGLVVALLKMSSFKPLSFIGSAYVELIRGTPLLVQLYIVYYGLPQLIGQDIPSFPAAVAALSINSGAYVAEIIRAGIQAVDYGQMEAARSLGMSYGLAMRFVIIPQAIKNILPALGNEFVALLKESAAVSVISMSDLMRQADIIRAATYTAFEPLIVVALIYFVMTYIFSTFQRILERRLKASDSR, from the coding sequence TTGAATCTTGATTTTTCTAGGATCTCCTCATACAGTCCCCTTTTTGTAAAGGGGGCTGTTACTACCATTGAACTTACATTAGTTTCTGTGATTTTTGGGATAATACTCGGTCTTGTGGTGGCTTTATTGAAGATGTCCAGCTTTAAGCCCCTAAGCTTTATAGGGAGTGCATATGTGGAGCTTATAAGGGGGACGCCGTTACTTGTGCAGTTATATATAGTTTATTACGGACTGCCACAGCTTATAGGTCAGGATATACCAAGCTTTCCGGCAGCAGTAGCTGCCCTTAGTATAAATAGCGGTGCGTATGTGGCTGAGATTATCAGGGCAGGAATACAGGCAGTGGACTATGGACAGATGGAAGCTGCCCGGTCTCTGGGCATGAGTTACGGCCTGGCTATGCGCTTTGTGATTATTCCCCAGGCAATAAAGAACATTCTTCCTGCGCTGGGCAATGAGTTTGTAGCGCTGCTCAAAGAATCAGCCGCTGTCTCTGTTATAAGCATGAGCGACCTGATGAGGCAGGCTGATATAATAAGAGCAGCCACGTATACAGCCTTTGAACCATTGATTGTGGTTGCGCTCATTTATTTTGTGATGACTTATATATTCTCTACTTTTCAGAGAATCCTGGAGAGGAGGCTTAAAGCCAGTGATTCGCGTTGA
- a CDS encoding basic amino acid ABC transporter substrate-binding protein, translating into MKKVVVVLLTVFLVLAVAACGSNSSQPAAQPQAQNGSGSQSQTQSSSDSQSKDNTGKTSKVDEIKARGELIVGLSADYPPYESHEIINGEDKIVGFDIDLAQAIADELGVKLHIVDTSFNGLIPMLQANKIDVIISGMTATEERAKSVDFSDIYFSGKNLVLVKKDSNIATIDDLKDKLIAVQLGTTQEAAAQKAGMKTKPINLLTDAVMELKNGKVDAVLATEVVAKKFVSMNDDIKSVYIKELADEGGGSAAAVAKGNKDLVEVINKVLKDLKDSGKYDEMVNKWFGA; encoded by the coding sequence ATGAAGAAGGTTGTAGTTGTTTTGCTTACTGTATTTTTGGTGCTGGCTGTTGCAGCCTGTGGAAGCAATAGCAGTCAACCTGCGGCACAACCTCAGGCTCAAAATGGTTCTGGCTCACAGTCTCAGACTCAAAGCAGTTCTGATTCACAGTCTAAGGATAACACGGGAAAAACAAGCAAAGTTGATGAGATAAAGGCAAGAGGTGAACTTATAGTAGGGCTCAGTGCAGACTACCCTCCATATGAGAGCCATGAGATAATCAACGGCGAAGATAAGATAGTCGGGTTTGATATTGACCTGGCACAGGCTATAGCCGATGAACTGGGAGTGAAGTTGCATATAGTTGACACTTCCTTTAATGGGCTTATACCCATGCTTCAGGCGAATAAAATTGATGTAATAATATCCGGTATGACTGCCACAGAGGAAAGGGCAAAGAGTGTGGACTTTTCCGATATATACTTCTCCGGGAAAAATCTTGTCTTGGTCAAAAAGGACTCTAATATTGCAACAATTGACGATTTAAAGGATAAACTGATTGCTGTGCAGTTGGGTACGACTCAGGAAGCTGCAGCCCAAAAGGCGGGAATGAAAACAAAGCCTATAAACCTTCTGACGGATGCCGTAATGGAGCTTAAAAACGGCAAGGTTGATGCAGTTCTGGCTACTGAGGTAGTGGCAAAAAAGTTTGTCAGCATGAATGACGATATAAAATCTGTATATATTAAAGAGCTGGCAGATGAAGGCGGCGGTTCTGCAGCAGCAGTGGCAAAGGGAAATAAGGACCTGGTAGAGGTAATAAATAAGGTTTTAAAGGACCTGAAGGATAGCGGCAAGTACGACGAGATGGTAAATAAGTGGTTTGGCGCATAA
- a CDS encoding zinc-ribbon domain-containing protein encodes MYEDKVLVCKDCGKEFVFTAGEQEFYAEKGFQNEPVRCKECRDAKKQRYDNHGNGGRSSHRSFNRG; translated from the coding sequence ATGTATGAGGACAAGGTGTTAGTTTGTAAGGACTGCGGAAAGGAGTTTGTATTTACCGCAGGAGAGCAAGAGTTTTATGCTGAGAAAGGTTTCCAGAATGAACCCGTAAGGTGCAAGGAGTGCAGAGATGCTAAAAAGCAGAGATATGACAACCACGGGAATGGTGGCAGATCATCTCACAGAAGTTTTAATCGTGGTTAA
- a CDS encoding lysylphosphatidylglycerol synthase transmembrane domain-containing protein, giving the protein MNLLNRKNLIWLLSSVLISFVTIIIIIYFTVSPDEIDRILHIRIEYIVLMVLMMFGTWAVDTLRIQNLLGIMGERTSFFYLFVSNIASHFIGAITPFQSGALPALVYYLSKKNIKINKGITVVTGRLLYSLLFFGIFPLFLTLFFYNRIGLNIYLRVLAVGVSLFLFVLLIGCWYLMINPHFIELLAVKIGYSSMIKRVTFKRSRDKWIWRIVKGLREYKENFKVILSYGVKVTAIQMIYTVLFWFIFFNFATVIMLAMGLHIDWFNVLARQTIFYSILTYNPIPSGSGVIELGYAAIFSNIVPTQNLGVFIGIWRFFSFYMYVIVSGIIFSFTLRHIGRPQNF; this is encoded by the coding sequence ATGAACCTGCTAAATAGAAAAAACCTGATATGGCTTTTATCGTCAGTCCTGATAAGCTTTGTGACAATAATTATAATTATATACTTTACAGTCAGTCCTGATGAGATAGACAGGATACTACATATTAGAATTGAATACATTGTGCTGATGGTCTTGATGATGTTTGGGACGTGGGCTGTTGACACATTAAGGATACAGAACCTCCTTGGGATTATGGGTGAGCGTACCTCATTTTTTTATCTGTTTGTATCTAACATAGCCTCACACTTTATTGGAGCCATAACGCCCTTTCAATCCGGGGCGTTACCTGCACTGGTATACTATCTGAGCAAGAAGAATATAAAGATAAATAAAGGGATAACAGTGGTGACAGGCAGACTGCTTTACTCTTTGCTTTTTTTCGGCATCTTTCCACTGTTTCTTACGTTATTTTTTTATAACAGAATAGGGTTAAATATTTATCTGAGAGTTCTGGCTGTAGGTGTATCTTTGTTTTTATTTGTGCTTCTTATAGGGTGCTGGTACTTAATGATAAATCCACATTTTATTGAATTGCTGGCAGTCAAAATCGGTTATTCTTCCATGATTAAGAGAGTTACATTTAAAAGGTCAAGAGATAAATGGATATGGAGGATAGTTAAAGGACTAAGGGAATATAAGGAAAATTTCAAAGTAATACTTTCGTATGGCGTTAAGGTGACCGCAATCCAGATGATTTATACTGTACTTTTCTGGTTTATTTTCTTTAATTTTGCTACAGTTATAATGCTGGCAATGGGCTTACATATCGATTGGTTTAATGTGCTTGCAAGGCAAACCATTTTTTATAGCATACTTACATATAACCCAATACCCAGTGGCAGCGGGGTAATTGAATTGGGATATGCAGCGATTTTTTCCAATATTGTGCCGACTCAGAATCTCGGCGTGTTTATAGGCATCTGGAGGTTTTTTAGCTTTTATATGTATGTAATAGTCTCAGGAATCATATTTTCTTTTACATTGAGACACATCGGCAGGCCACAAAATTTTTAA
- a CDS encoding helix-turn-helix domain-containing protein, translating into MFGDVLHRLRKEKHLTQRELADKLSISRSALSLYESNKREPDFATLKKIADFFNVSLDYLLDREVGNTSTNDYKIPDYISEVLKDPDITQAFKELKNMSEEEIKSLAVHLYAIKLMRTKEKESKGTNKS; encoded by the coding sequence ATGTTTGGTGATGTGTTGCACAGATTACGAAAAGAGAAACATCTTACCCAGAGAGAACTTGCAGATAAACTGTCTATTTCAAGAAGCGCTCTCTCGTTGTATGAATCAAACAAAAGAGAACCAGATTTCGCTACTTTAAAAAAGATTGCTGATTTTTTTAACGTCTCTCTTGACTATCTCCTCGATAGAGAGGTGGGTAATACTTCCACAAACGATTACAAAATACCCGACTATATATCCGAGGTACTAAAAGACCCAGATATAACTCAGGCTTTCAAAGAGTTAAAAAACATGTCAGAAGAGGAAATAAAGAGCCTTGCTGTTCATCTGTACGCAATCAAACTAATGCGTACAAAGGAGAAAGAATCAAAAGGTACTAATAAATCTTAA
- a CDS encoding ArsR/SmtB family transcription factor, with amino-acid sequence MVDDNIELCDENETHQQEIDNVLNHKLDDTTISELTDLFKILGDPTRIKILYSLSLDELCVCDIAEILNMSQSAISHQLRTLRAARLVKFRKAGKSVFYSLNDEHILTLLRQGLEHVGHN; translated from the coding sequence ATGGTGGATGATAATATAGAGTTGTGCGATGAAAATGAGACACATCAGCAAGAGATTGATAATGTATTAAACCACAAACTGGACGACACGACCATTAGTGAACTTACCGACCTTTTTAAAATACTTGGTGACCCAACCCGTATAAAAATATTATATTCACTCAGCCTTGATGAATTATGTGTCTGTGATATAGCAGAAATTCTTAATATGTCGCAGTCAGCCATATCTCATCAATTAAGGACCTTAAGGGCTGCCAGGCTTGTAAAATTCAGAAAAGCAGGCAAATCCGTCTTTTATTCTCTAAATGATGAACACATACTGACATTGTTGAGACAGGGACTGGAACACGTTGGGCATAATTAA
- a CDS encoding ArsA family ATPase: MKNIVFFGGKGGVGKTSSSASYSLFCAQRGYKTLIVSTDPAHSLGDIFEVEIGNKIRELDNNLFGLEIDPEKASDDYIKRTKAEMRKTLSPIIIEEIERQIDAMVVSPGSEEAAIFDELVKIIINYTSDYDVIIFDTAPTGHTIRLLSLPELMGAWMDSLISSRREAVELMKMSTVGNKELHDKYTNDPVLNILMRRKEEYEKAREILIDSRKACFVFVLNPEKLPIIETQKAISILAKYGIQIGGVIINKVLPDDISDEFLLKRKQTERFYMEEIYRKFKDMILMEIPLFPDDIQGKLYLEKVSLLYTDVI, from the coding sequence ATGAAAAATATAGTTTTCTTTGGTGGCAAGGGTGGTGTTGGCAAGACCAGCAGTTCGGCCTCTTACAGCCTTTTTTGTGCACAAAGGGGTTATAAGACGCTTATCGTCTCTACAGATCCTGCCCATTCTTTGGGAGACATCTTTGAAGTAGAGATTGGGAATAAAATAAGAGAGCTGGATAATAATCTCTTTGGTCTTGAGATTGACCCAGAAAAGGCCAGCGATGATTATATAAAGAGGACAAAGGCCGAGATGCGCAAGACCTTAAGCCCTATAATAATAGAAGAGATAGAAAGGCAAATAGATGCAATGGTGGTATCTCCTGGTTCTGAAGAGGCGGCCATATTTGACGAACTGGTGAAGATCATAATAAATTATACCTCAGATTATGATGTCATCATTTTTGACACTGCCCCTACAGGTCACACGATAAGGCTACTGTCTTTGCCGGAACTTATGGGTGCCTGGATGGATTCGTTGATTTCAAGCAGGCGCGAGGCTGTAGAGCTTATGAAGATGTCAACTGTCGGGAATAAAGAACTCCATGACAAGTATACCAATGATCCCGTATTGAATATACTGATGAGACGGAAAGAAGAGTATGAAAAAGCCAGGGAAATATTAATAGACAGCAGGAAGGCGTGCTTTGTGTTTGTGTTAAACCCAGAGAAATTGCCGATTATAGAGACGCAAAAGGCGATATCCATTCTTGCAAAATATGGGATACAGATAGGCGGAGTTATAATAAATAAGGTTCTGCCCGATGATATATCTGATGAGTTTTTGCTTAAGCGGAAACAAACTGAGAGGTTTTATATGGAAGAGATTTATAGGAAATTTAAGGACATGATCTTAATGGAAATACCACTTTTCCCGGATGACATCCAGGGCAAATTATACCTCGAGAAGGTATCGTTGCTGTATACTGATGTGATTTGA
- the pdaA gene encoding delta-lactam-biosynthetic de-N-acetylase, translated as MESRLITLLLVLLLVMGGCSYRQKSQEPAKQPVQSKANSEAETRVNQSQTNDAGSSEDNHTVENAESDLQKDNVPQDVEKDDSVKQPEKEESKKTEPVETPIGWGMVRNSEHKTPTISKTARELIDKYGAIFTGDESSKVVYLTFDEGYENGYTPTILDILNDRNVKAAFFVTGSYVKQHPDYVKRMVEEGHIVGNHTMTHPSLPTITDDRIKEELNGVDELLMKDVGIKTKYVRPPMGEYTERTLKVTKELGYTTVFWSLAFKDWLPLPGGPQESYDTVMDNLHPGAVILLHAESKDDTEALPKIIDSIRDEGYEFKTLDDINKRGN; from the coding sequence ATGGAATCAAGATTGATCACATTATTATTGGTACTACTGCTTGTCATGGGTGGATGCAGCTATAGGCAAAAATCGCAGGAACCTGCTAAACAGCCTGTACAGTCAAAGGCAAACAGTGAAGCAGAGACTCGGGTAAACCAGAGTCAGACAAATGATGCCGGCAGCAGTGAAGATAATCACACCGTTGAAAATGCAGAGTCTGATTTACAAAAGGATAATGTACCACAGGACGTGGAGAAAGACGACAGCGTGAAGCAACCGGAGAAAGAAGAAAGCAAAAAAACAGAGCCGGTAGAGACACCAATAGGATGGGGTATGGTACGTAACAGCGAGCATAAAACTCCAACCATATCTAAGACCGCCAGGGAACTGATAGACAAGTATGGTGCTATTTTTACCGGAGATGAATCATCAAAGGTAGTCTATCTGACATTTGATGAAGGCTATGAAAATGGATACACACCAACTATACTGGATATTTTAAATGACCGGAATGTAAAAGCAGCCTTTTTTGTCACAGGCTCTTATGTAAAGCAGCACCCAGACTATGTAAAGAGAATGGTTGAAGAGGGCCATATAGTGGGCAACCACACAATGACACACCCCAGCCTGCCAACAATTACCGATGATAGGATTAAGGAGGAACTAAATGGGGTGGATGAATTGCTGATGAAGGATGTGGGGATAAAGACAAAGTATGTAAGGCCACCCATGGGAGAGTATACGGAAAGAACGCTAAAAGTGACAAAAGAACTGGGATATACAACGGTATTCTGGAGCCTTGCCTTCAAGGACTGGCTCCCATTACCTGGAGGGCCGCAAGAAAGTTACGATACTGTTATGGACAATTTGCATCCGGGGGCAGTTATCCTTCTCCACGCTGAATCAAAGGATGATACCGAGGCATTGCCTAAGATTATTGACTCAATCAGGGATGAAGGTTATGAATTTAAGACTCTTGATGATATTAATAAAAGGGGGAACTGA